A region of the Campylobacter sp. MIT 99-7217 genome:
CTAAAATCGCACTTAAAAAAAGCACACGAACAGGAGGTTTGCAAGAATAAGCAAAACCAAAACCAGCCAAAGCTGCAAAAAACATATCAATAAAAACAGGGGATAAGCTTTGCATTACAAAAACCTGAAATTTGAAAAGGTCAAGGTCGCATAAACGCCTATAGCCACACAAGATATAATAATAGCTACATTCGTGATCCTGCTTATGCCTATTTGAATATAATTTTGCAAAATATCAATAACCGAGTTGATAAAAAATACACCCGGTATCAAATACAAAATACTCGTTCCAAGTGCTACTTCAGGCGTTTGTGTACAGTCAAATTTCGTTCCCCAAAAAGTAAGATAAGAAGATAAAAATGAACAAATAATACACTGAATCCGTTCATCTAAACGCATATAAGTAAATAATACCCTTAAACTCGTTCCTAAAAGCGTAGCAAAAAGCACTATGATCATAGTTCCAAAATCTCCCTCAAAAAGCCTTGAAAGAGCTGCATTAGCTATACTTTGTAAAATGATATAATAATAAAAAGGTCGCTTTTGTATCCTAATGAGTTTTTTAAAACATCTTTTTGCTACCCTAAGATCATGAATATGATCATAAATTGCCCAAGAAAGAGCGCTAAGATCTCTTACTAAAGAAAAATTTAAATGTGTAGGCTTTAAGGTGATAAGATAGCTTCTAAAACTTGAATAATCTTGCGGATCGACTATACTCACATTGATATGAGCAAAAGAAAAATTAAGCGTTAAAGTATAACCAAAGGTTTCAGCTATACGCTTTGCACAACGATTTACCCTAGAGCTATAAGTTCCTATAGATCCCATAGCACGAACATAATCTATCAAAAAATCACTTAATTCTTGAATATCAGGCTTTTGCATACTTTTAAACTTTAATGTTAAATTGATGAGAAAAGTATAACAAAAAAAGAATATCCTTTAGAAAAATTTAAAAAATATTTTAGTTAAATTTCATTACAATCAAGAGTTTTAAAAGGAGATAAAATGTCAAATAAAGTTGGTATAGTAGGCTTAGGTTATGTGGGTGCAGCAAGTGCTTTTAGCTTGGTTGCAAAGTCAATGTGTGATGAAGTGGTGCTTATAGATATAAAAACCGACCTAGCCATAGCTCATGCTAGGGACTTAGAAGATGCTCTCACGCTCAACAACTCTCATACAAAAATTTCTTACGCACAGGATATAACAGAACTTGCAAGCTGCGATGTGATCATTTTAGCCTTTAGGAAGGTGCATTTTGACACACTTCCAACCCGTCTTGCAGAGCTTGAAAACAACATAGAAGAACTTACAAAAATCATCTTACCCCTC
Encoded here:
- a CDS encoding threonine/serine exporter ThrE family protein, which translates into the protein MQKPDIQELSDFLIDYVRAMGSIGTYSSRVNRCAKRIAETFGYTLTLNFSFAHINVSIVDPQDYSSFRSYLITLKPTHLNFSLVRDLSALSWAIYDHIHDLRVAKRCFKKLIRIQKRPFYYYIILQSIANAALSRLFEGDFGTMIIVLFATLLGTSLRVLFTYMRLDERIQCIICSFLSSYLTFWGTKFDCTQTPEVALGTSILYLIPGVFFINSVIDILQNYIQIGISRITNVAIIISCVAIGVYATLTFSNFRFL